A window of uncultured Litoreibacter sp. contains these coding sequences:
- the typA gene encoding translational GTPase TypA: MDLRNIAIIAHVDHGKTTLVDELLKQSGSFRENQAVAERAMDSNDLERERGITILAKATSVEWKGIRVNIVDTPGHADFGGEVERILSMVDGVVLLVDAAEGPMPQTKFVTSKALALGLRPIVVLNKVDKQDAEPDRALDECFDLFANLGANDDQLDFPSMYASGRSGWADMELDGPRKDLTALLDLIVDHVPAPAQMAARAEPFRMLATTLGSDPFIGRLLTGRVESGTLKAGETVKALSRDGSKIEQFRCTKIMASRGLNFEAIDVAEAGDIVSLAGMSKATVADTICAVEVEDAIPAQPIDPPTITVTFGINDSPLAGKDGKKVQSRVIRDRLMKEAESNVAIKVTDTPGGDAFEVAGRGELQMGVLIENMRREGFELSISRPQVLFQEIDGVRHEPVEEVTIDVDDEYSGSVIEKITGVRKGEMTEMKPAGAGKTRIIAHVPSRGLIGYHGEFLTDTRGTGVLNRVFHEWAPHKGDIPGRRAGVLISMENGVSVAYAIFNLEDRGKFFVGSQENVYQGMIIGEHSRENDLEVNPLKGKKLTNVRASGTDEAVRLTTPVRMSLEEAIAYIDNDELVEVTPNAIRLRKRHLDPHERKRASRQA; this comes from the coding sequence ATGGACCTTCGCAATATTGCGATCATCGCGCACGTTGACCACGGCAAGACCACGCTGGTGGACGAATTGTTGAAACAGTCGGGTTCGTTCCGGGAAAATCAGGCTGTGGCCGAGCGGGCGATGGACAGCAACGATCTGGAGCGGGAGCGCGGGATCACCATTCTGGCCAAGGCCACGTCAGTTGAGTGGAAAGGCATCCGCGTCAACATCGTCGACACGCCGGGTCACGCCGATTTTGGCGGCGAGGTGGAGCGCATCTTGTCGATGGTGGACGGGGTTGTGCTGCTGGTGGACGCGGCCGAAGGGCCGATGCCACAGACCAAGTTTGTGACCTCGAAAGCGCTTGCGCTGGGGCTGCGCCCGATTGTGGTGCTCAATAAGGTCGACAAACAGGACGCGGAACCGGATCGCGCGCTGGACGAGTGTTTTGATCTTTTTGCCAATCTTGGGGCGAATGACGATCAACTGGATTTCCCGTCCATGTACGCTTCTGGCCGGTCGGGCTGGGCAGATATGGAACTGGACGGCCCGCGCAAGGATTTGACCGCGTTGCTGGACCTGATCGTCGACCATGTGCCCGCGCCCGCACAGATGGCGGCGCGTGCCGAGCCGTTTCGGATGCTGGCCACGACGCTTGGGTCGGACCCGTTCATTGGCCGTTTGCTGACCGGGCGCGTGGAGAGCGGGACCCTGAAAGCTGGCGAGACCGTGAAGGCGTTGTCACGCGACGGGAGCAAGATCGAGCAGTTCCGCTGTACCAAGATCATGGCCTCGCGGGGCCTGAATTTCGAGGCGATTGATGTGGCTGAGGCCGGTGACATCGTGTCACTGGCCGGTATGTCGAAGGCAACCGTGGCGGACACGATTTGCGCGGTTGAGGTGGAAGACGCGATCCCGGCGCAGCCGATTGACCCGCCGACGATCACGGTGACATTTGGGATCAACGACTCGCCGCTGGCGGGCAAGGACGGCAAGAAGGTTCAGTCTCGGGTCATTCGCGACCGGCTGATGAAAGAGGCCGAAAGCAACGTCGCGATCAAAGTCACGGACACGCCGGGCGGCGACGCGTTTGAAGTTGCGGGCCGCGGCGAATTGCAAATGGGCGTGTTGATCGAAAACATGCGCCGCGAGGGGTTTGAACTTTCGATCTCGCGCCCGCAGGTGCTGTTTCAAGAGATTGACGGCGTGCGCCATGAGCCGGTCGAAGAGGTCACCATTGACGTGGATGACGAATATTCCGGGTCGGTGATTGAGAAGATCACCGGCGTTCGCAAAGGCGAGATGACGGAGATGAAACCGGCGGGCGCCGGCAAGACGCGGATCATTGCGCACGTCCCGTCGCGCGGGCTGATCGGGTATCACGGCGAGTTTCTGACCGATACGCGTGGGACCGGGGTTCTGAACCGGGTGTTCCATGAATGGGCGCCGCATAAGGGTGACATTCCGGGGCGGCGCGCCGGGGTTTTGATCTCTATGGAAAATGGCGTTTCGGTGGCCTACGCGATCTTCAACCTGGAGGACCGTGGGAAGTTTTTCGTAGGCAGTCAGGAGAACGTCTATCAGGGCATGATCATCGGCGAACATAGCCGGGAGAATGACCTGGAGGTGAACCCGCTGAAAGGCAAGAAGCTGACGAACGTGCGGGCTTCTGGCACGGATGAGGCAGTTCGGCTGACGACGCCGGTGCGCATGTCGCTGGAGGAGGCGATTGCCTACATCGATAATGACGAGCTGGTTGAGGTGACCCCGAATGCCATCCGTTTGCGCAAGCGCCATCTGGACCCGCATGAGCGGAAGAGGGCGTCTCGGCAGGCTTGA
- a CDS encoding Hint domain-containing protein, producing the protein MKQITVQAYGQLAYLGRVSTQPELVLQANGRPSVGGGVLPGIGNINAAPQACAETGLLGTTRVATPDGPVELQELVPGDLVLDGNNVAVAVKHILKTPMTKTAICIRAPYFGLDQDLVIGADHRVAITSDTAEYLFGAETVLVPAWAIKDGRKAQHWELAPKAQLYQIQLETAATLKVGKCALESMPKSGQTVGKVLSVEEARCFAAEHKSGYQN; encoded by the coding sequence ATGAAGCAGATCACAGTACAGGCATATGGCCAATTAGCATATCTCGGCAGGGTCTCGACCCAGCCGGAACTCGTGCTACAGGCAAATGGGCGGCCGTCAGTTGGCGGCGGCGTTCTTCCCGGCATTGGGAACATCAACGCGGCGCCACAGGCCTGCGCGGAAACAGGTCTGTTGGGGACCACGCGAGTGGCAACGCCAGACGGCCCGGTCGAATTGCAGGAACTGGTGCCAGGCGATCTGGTCCTTGATGGCAACAATGTTGCAGTCGCCGTGAAACACATTCTGAAAACCCCGATGACAAAAACGGCCATCTGCATCCGCGCGCCGTATTTCGGGCTGGACCAGGATCTGGTGATTGGCGCGGATCATCGCGTCGCGATTACGTCCGACACTGCAGAATACCTGTTCGGCGCTGAAACGGTGTTGGTGCCGGCTTGGGCCATTAAGGACGGGCGCAAGGCGCAGCATTGGGAACTTGCCCCGAAGGCACAGCTTTATCAAATCCAATTGGAAACCGCCGCGACCCTGAAAGTCGGCAAATGCGCGCTGGAAAGCATGCCGAAATCAGGTCAAACCGTCGGCAAGGTATTGTCGGTGGAAGAAGCCCGCTGTTTCGCGGCCGAGCACAAGTCCGGCTACCAGAACTAG
- a CDS encoding transporter substrate-binding domain-containing protein, producing the protein MLRFIMLAVMASIAMPVMAQEDPIKITTVTRAPFSMVENDADIGFSVELWQMLAADLGRRTEFDRADTFAEMLDRVKNGEADGAIANISITAERETALDFSQPIFNSGLQIMLPLEKSGSSVLGALFTRDIAVAVLIAIGLLFGGGMLMWLFERRRQPYFDRPAKEAVFPAFWWALNLVVNGGFEERMPISRAGRFFAVVLVVASLFIVSVFVAKITAAMTVDALQNSVTSVNDLEDRRVGTLQDSTAALYLDQREINYITFANVENAFAAFEAKTLDAIFFDGPILSYYVRTRGAGKARMVQRVFKPENYGMALPSGSPLREPINRALLQMREDGRYDSLRTKWFGSQR; encoded by the coding sequence ATGTTAAGATTCATTATGTTGGCCGTTATGGCTTCTATCGCAATGCCGGTTATGGCGCAGGAAGATCCAATCAAGATCACAACTGTGACCCGCGCGCCCTTCTCGATGGTCGAGAACGACGCCGACATCGGTTTCAGCGTGGAGCTCTGGCAAATGCTGGCGGCCGACCTCGGGCGCCGCACCGAATTTGACCGCGCAGATACCTTCGCCGAGATGCTGGATCGCGTCAAAAACGGCGAGGCAGACGGCGCCATTGCCAACATCTCGATCACGGCAGAACGGGAAACCGCTCTGGATTTCTCTCAACCGATATTCAACAGCGGGCTACAGATCATGCTACCGCTGGAAAAAAGCGGGTCTTCTGTCCTCGGCGCGTTGTTCACCCGCGACATTGCGGTCGCCGTGTTGATCGCGATTGGCCTTCTGTTTGGCGGCGGAATGCTGATGTGGCTGTTTGAGCGCCGGCGCCAGCCCTATTTCGACCGCCCCGCAAAAGAGGCCGTCTTCCCGGCGTTTTGGTGGGCCCTCAACCTGGTGGTCAATGGCGGTTTCGAAGAGCGCATGCCAATTTCGCGAGCCGGCCGGTTCTTTGCTGTTGTCCTGGTGGTGGCCAGCCTGTTCATCGTCTCCGTGTTCGTTGCAAAAATTACTGCCGCGATGACGGTTGATGCGCTGCAGAACTCGGTCACTTCAGTGAATGACCTGGAGGATCGCAGGGTTGGAACGCTGCAAGACTCTACCGCCGCGCTGTATCTCGACCAGCGGGAAATCAACTACATCACCTTCGCCAACGTGGAAAATGCTTTCGCCGCGTTTGAGGCCAAAACGCTGGATGCCATCTTCTTCGACGGGCCGATCCTGTCCTACTACGTCCGCACACGCGGGGCCGGGAAGGCCCGCATGGTGCAGCGCGTGTTCAAGCCTGAAAATTACGGCATGGCGTTGCCGTCAGGCAGCCCGCTGCGCGAACCGATTAACCGCGCGCTGCTGCAAATGCGCGAAGACGGCCGCTATGACAGCCTTCGCACAAAATGGTTTGGATCGCAGCGGTGA
- the dapD gene encoding 2,3,4,5-tetrahydropyridine-2,6-dicarboxylate N-succinyltransferase, producing MSNAQLETAIEAAWDARDTITPATTGEQRDAIEDTLNALDSGKLRVAEKQDDGSWYVNQWAKKAVLLGFRIKDMEQHDGGAQGGGWWDKVDSKFKGWGDNQWKAAGFRAVPNCVVRKSAYIAPTVVLMPSFVNLGAYVDEGTMVDTWATVGSCAQIGKNVHLSGGVGIGGVLEPMQAGPTIIEDNCFIGARSEVVEGCIVREGSVLGMGVFIGQSTKIVDRETGEVMYGEVPPYSVVVAGSMPSKNGINLYCAVIVKRVDERTRSKTGINELLRD from the coding sequence ATGTCCAACGCTCAACTTGAGACCGCAATCGAGGCCGCATGGGATGCGCGCGACACGATCACGCCGGCCACCACCGGCGAGCAACGCGACGCGATCGAAGATACTTTGAATGCGTTGGACAGCGGCAAGCTGCGCGTGGCGGAGAAGCAAGACGATGGGTCATGGTATGTGAACCAATGGGCCAAGAAGGCCGTGCTGCTGGGATTCCGCATCAAAGACATGGAGCAGCATGACGGCGGCGCACAAGGTGGTGGCTGGTGGGACAAGGTCGACAGCAAGTTCAAAGGCTGGGGCGACAATCAGTGGAAAGCGGCGGGCTTCCGCGCCGTGCCAAATTGCGTGGTCCGCAAATCTGCCTATATCGCGCCGACCGTGGTGCTGATGCCGTCCTTCGTGAACCTCGGCGCATATGTAGACGAGGGCACCATGGTCGACACATGGGCCACCGTCGGATCCTGCGCGCAGATCGGCAAGAATGTGCACCTGTCGGGCGGCGTCGGCATTGGCGGCGTGTTGGAGCCGATGCAGGCCGGGCCGACCATCATTGAAGACAATTGCTTCATCGGGGCGCGGTCCGAAGTGGTTGAGGGCTGCATCGTGCGTGAAGGGTCCGTGCTTGGCATGGGCGTGTTCATCGGCCAGTCCACCAAGATCGTGGACCGCGAGACTGGCGAAGTGATGTATGGCGAAGTGCCGCCCTACTCGGTGGTTGTGGCAGGTTCGATGCCATCGAAGAACGGCATCAACCTGTATTGCGCGGTCATCGTGAAGCGGGTGGACGAGCGCACGCGGTCCAAAACAGGCATCAACGAGTTGCTGCGGGACTAA
- the dapE gene encoding succinyl-diaminopimelate desuccinylase → MTQALDPVALTADLVRCASVTPEEGGALQLLQRILGEAGFECHRVDRGEVCNLYARWGRKGANRSFGFNGHTDVVPVGDAADWSVDPFGAEIKGGWLYGRGSTDMKSGVAAFAAAAVDFVRESPPDGAVILAITGDEEGPATDGTVALLDWMSEQGEAMTGCLVGEPTCPNEMGEMMKIGRRGSMTAYFTVKGVQGHSAYPHRALNPVPVMARLVDQLDRHEMDQGTDHFDASTLAVTTIDTGNPANNVIPAECRATVNIRFNDAHSSGSIAQWLQSVADALAEESGATISMQVKVSGESFVTPPGELSAMVATAVEAETGKVPEMSTSGGTSDARFVKDHCPVVEFGLVGKTMHQVDERVRVDQIHQLKAIYGRILRDYFA, encoded by the coding sequence ATGACACAAGCACTTGACCCGGTGGCATTGACCGCAGACCTTGTCCGATGCGCCTCGGTCACGCCGGAAGAAGGCGGGGCATTGCAGCTGCTGCAACGCATTTTGGGTGAGGCCGGATTTGAGTGTCACCGCGTTGATCGGGGCGAGGTTTGCAACCTCTATGCGCGCTGGGGCCGCAAAGGGGCCAATCGCAGCTTTGGGTTCAACGGCCACACCGATGTGGTGCCGGTTGGCGACGCTGCCGACTGGAGCGTTGACCCGTTCGGGGCCGAGATCAAGGGCGGCTGGCTTTACGGGCGTGGCTCCACAGACATGAAATCCGGCGTCGCGGCCTTTGCCGCCGCTGCTGTGGATTTTGTGCGGGAGTCGCCACCTGACGGGGCAGTCATTCTGGCGATCACCGGCGACGAAGAGGGGCCGGCAACGGACGGAACCGTGGCGTTGCTGGATTGGATGTCAGAGCAAGGCGAGGCGATGACCGGCTGCCTGGTGGGTGAGCCCACCTGTCCCAACGAGATGGGCGAGATGATGAAAATCGGGCGGCGCGGGTCGATGACGGCCTATTTCACGGTGAAGGGCGTGCAGGGACACTCGGCCTACCCGCACCGCGCGTTGAATCCGGTGCCGGTGATGGCGCGGCTGGTGGACCAGTTGGACAGACATGAGATGGATCAGGGGACTGACCACTTTGACGCCTCCACCCTGGCAGTCACCACGATTGACACCGGCAACCCCGCCAACAACGTGATCCCTGCGGAATGCCGCGCAACCGTGAACATCCGCTTCAACGACGCGCATAGCTCGGGGTCCATTGCCCAGTGGTTGCAGAGCGTCGCGGACGCATTGGCGGAAGAAAGCGGGGCCACGATTTCGATGCAAGTGAAGGTGTCCGGCGAAAGCTTTGTGACCCCGCCGGGCGAGTTGTCAGCCATGGTCGCTACGGCCGTGGAGGCAGAGACCGGCAAGGTGCCGGAGATGTCGACCTCGGGCGGTACCTCAGACGCGCGGTTTGTCAAGGATCACTGCCCGGTGGTGGAGTTCGGCTTGGTGGGTAAGACCATGCATCAGGTGGACGAGCGGGTGCGGGTGGACCAAATCCACCAGCTGAAAGCGATCTATGGCCGCATTCTGCGGGACTATTTTGCGTAA
- a CDS encoding TIGR04282 family arsenosugar biosynthesis glycosyltransferase encodes MRKTLVVMVKEPHPGRVKTRLGADLGMVAAAWWFRHQVHRLLRSLEDPRWELVLAVSPDAEGLASRVWPAHLPRIAQGRGDLGARMGRLLRGLPPGPVCIIGADIPDVTSARVASAFKALGRAEAVFGPSEDGGYWLIGMRRSAAVPVGIFADVRWSSAHALRDTERSLAGLRIAHVDRLRDVDTVGDL; translated from the coding sequence TTGCGTAAAACACTGGTCGTCATGGTCAAGGAGCCGCATCCGGGCCGCGTCAAAACCCGCCTTGGGGCTGATCTGGGGATGGTGGCTGCGGCGTGGTGGTTCCGCCACCAGGTGCACCGGTTGCTGCGCAGCCTTGAAGACCCCCGTTGGGAGCTGGTGCTGGCGGTGTCGCCTGACGCTGAGGGGCTGGCCAGCCGGGTTTGGCCCGCCCATCTGCCACGGATAGCGCAAGGTCGGGGCGACCTTGGCGCACGGATGGGGCGGCTGTTGCGTGGCTTGCCGCCCGGGCCGGTCTGCATCATCGGTGCCGATATCCCTGACGTGACTTCGGCGCGGGTCGCAAGCGCCTTCAAGGCGCTTGGGCGCGCCGAGGCGGTTTTTGGGCCTTCGGAGGATGGCGGGTACTGGCTCATAGGTATGCGCCGCTCAGCGGCGGTGCCTGTGGGAATCTTTGCGGACGTGCGTTGGTCCAGTGCGCACGCGCTGCGCGACACCGAGCGCAGCTTGGCGGGCTTGCGCATAGCGCATGTAGACCGGCTGCGTGATGTGGACACCGTTGGCGACCTTTGA
- a CDS encoding LOG family protein: MKDDNRKHPFRYSKQDVEAAQEVPDTPQTRSPAYALAFADNEFLCRDELRPVRLQLELLKPEMLMDEEDIRSTIVLFGGARIPEPAKKDTARTETLSGLSQYYEEARIFAKLMTERSDGHEDVIVTGGGPGVMEAGNRGAIDAGGRSIGLNIVLPHEQAPNAYVTPELCFNFHYFAIRKMHFLMRAKAVAVFPGGFGTLDETFEALTLIQTGRMAPVPFLLFGEEFWRSIINWEALADAGTISEEDLSLFKFVETGQQAMDVIDAWEKSPARAAIPGR; encoded by the coding sequence ATGAAAGACGACAACCGAAAGCACCCGTTCCGCTATTCCAAGCAGGACGTCGAAGCCGCACAAGAGGTGCCCGACACCCCGCAGACCCGCTCCCCCGCATATGCTTTGGCCTTTGCGGACAACGAATTCCTGTGCCGCGACGAATTGCGCCCGGTGCGGTTGCAGCTGGAACTGCTCAAACCGGAGATGCTGATGGATGAGGAAGACATCCGCTCCACCATCGTGCTGTTCGGCGGCGCGCGCATTCCGGAGCCTGCAAAGAAAGACACCGCGCGCACCGAAACGCTGTCGGGCCTGTCGCAATATTACGAAGAAGCCCGCATCTTCGCCAAACTGATGACCGAACGCTCTGACGGGCATGAGGACGTCATCGTCACCGGCGGCGGCCCCGGCGTGATGGAGGCCGGCAACCGCGGCGCCATTGACGCGGGCGGGCGCTCCATCGGGCTCAACATCGTGCTGCCACATGAGCAAGCCCCCAACGCATATGTCACGCCGGAGCTGTGCTTCAATTTCCACTACTTCGCCATCCGCAAAATGCATTTCCTGATGCGCGCCAAGGCCGTCGCCGTCTTCCCGGGCGGGTTCGGCACGTTGGATGAAACCTTCGAAGCGTTGACCCTGATCCAGACCGGCCGCATGGCGCCGGTTCCGTTCCTCTTGTTCGGCGAAGAGTTCTGGCGCTCCATCATCAACTGGGAGGCCCTGGCCGACGCGGGCACCATCTCGGAAGAGGATCTCAGCCTGTTCAAATTCGTCGAAACCGGCCAGCAGGCGATGGACGTGATCGACGCCTGGGAGAAATCCCCCGCCCGCGCGGCGATCCCGGGGCGCTGA
- a CDS encoding lytic murein transglycosylase: MNRLISGIIVALAGAVPAIALERSVRPEPRPVIELAAASTSGVVLTGAQVPGVVRSIRPQIRGTVSAPVVQVADKAGFGTWIKGFRGRALAKGISPETFDRAFRGVTYDPEVIKRDRNQSEFTKTLWDYLDSAASDTRIANGKAAMRKHGAVLDRIEARFGVDKHVVAAVWGLESAYGTFRGSKDLVGSLATLAFDARRGAFFEQQLVAGLKIIQAGDVAPRSMTGSWAGAMGHTQFIPTSYLDYAVDFTGDGKRDIWSDNPTDALASTANYLAKFGWVTGQPWGVEVQVSDGFDYTLANRKVLKSPADWGGLGVKDMQGRVVPNHGAASILLPAGAEGAAFMIFKNFEVIERYNTADAYVIGVGHLSDRLRGGPAIKASWPRGDRALTFKERVEMQKLLTAKGFDTRKIDGKIGPLTINAVRRYQKSQGLVQDGYASLRILQRLR; this comes from the coding sequence ATGAACAGGTTAATTTCAGGGATAATCGTGGCTTTGGCGGGGGCAGTGCCGGCTATCGCACTTGAACGCTCTGTGCGGCCCGAACCGCGACCGGTGATTGAATTGGCAGCCGCCAGCACATCGGGCGTGGTGCTGACAGGCGCGCAAGTGCCGGGGGTTGTGCGCTCCATTCGACCTCAAATCCGTGGGACCGTCTCAGCCCCGGTTGTGCAGGTGGCGGATAAGGCCGGGTTTGGTACTTGGATCAAAGGGTTCCGGGGGCGGGCCTTGGCCAAAGGGATTTCGCCGGAGACCTTTGATCGCGCGTTTCGCGGGGTGACATATGACCCCGAGGTGATCAAACGCGACCGCAACCAGTCGGAATTTACCAAGACCTTGTGGGATTACCTGGACTCAGCGGCCAGCGACACGCGGATTGCCAATGGCAAGGCGGCGATGCGCAAACATGGCGCGGTGCTGGACCGGATAGAGGCGCGGTTTGGCGTGGACAAACATGTGGTCGCTGCTGTTTGGGGATTGGAGAGCGCCTATGGAACCTTTCGCGGATCCAAGGATCTGGTGGGTTCGCTGGCAACGCTGGCCTTTGACGCGCGGCGTGGCGCCTTCTTTGAGCAGCAGCTGGTTGCGGGTCTGAAGATCATTCAGGCGGGCGATGTCGCACCCCGGTCCATGACCGGATCGTGGGCGGGGGCGATGGGACATACCCAGTTTATCCCGACCTCGTACCTCGACTACGCGGTGGATTTCACCGGCGACGGCAAGCGCGACATTTGGTCGGATAATCCCACGGATGCACTGGCCTCGACCGCAAACTATCTGGCGAAGTTTGGCTGGGTAACAGGCCAGCCATGGGGGGTTGAGGTGCAGGTGTCGGATGGGTTTGACTACACGCTAGCCAACCGCAAGGTGCTGAAATCCCCCGCCGATTGGGGCGGTTTGGGAGTGAAGGACATGCAGGGCCGGGTCGTGCCCAACCATGGGGCGGCCTCGATCCTGCTGCCTGCGGGCGCCGAGGGTGCGGCCTTCATGATCTTCAAGAATTTCGAGGTGATCGAGCGCTACAACACGGCCGACGCCTATGTGATCGGGGTCGGGCATCTGTCGGACCGGTTGCGCGGCGGGCCGGCGATCAAGGCCAGCTGGCCGCGCGGGGACCGGGCTTTGACCTTCAAGGAGCGGGTCGAGATGCAGAAACTGCTGACCGCGAAAGGGTTTGATACACGCAAGATTGACGGCAAGATCGGTCCGCTGACGATCAACGCGGTGCGGCGGTATCAGAAGTCGCAGGGGCTGGTGCAGGACGGCTATGCCAGCCTGCGGATATTGCAGAGGTTGCGCTGA
- the rnr gene encoding ribonuclease R, with amino-acid sequence MSKLPSRDDILQWISDNPTKTAKRDIARAFGIKGQARIDLKRMLKELEADGHLTKRKKTYREKDGLPPVSVCRVIGPDADGDLFLEPAEWEGEGDAPRILFVEKKGDPALAEGDRALCRLAKVSGEDHAYEARLIRRIGAGPAKIIGLFRASSEGGRITPIDKGSDREWRVAAGATEGAKDGELVEAEQTGPKSRMGLPQARITARLGDPSAAKAVSLIAIHQHQIPDDFPEEVVADAEAAKPVSLGKREDLRDLPLVTIDPSDARDHDDACYAHADDDPKNKGGHVVWVAIADVAHYVTPGSRLDREARKRGNSTYFPDRVVPMLPDALSGDLCSLHEGVERACIAVRMVLDKDGNKLGHRFVRGLMNSPAALNYEEVQAGQDGRPNDKVAPLMDGVIAPLYVAYEALKAARERRQPLELDLPERKIVLDDEGRVTSVAFRDRLDAHKLIEEFMVLANVAAAETLQEKKVPLLFRVHEEPSPEKLESLREIAGASGFNLAKGQVLQTRHLNRLLAQAQDTEHAELMNISALRSMTQAYYAPENFGHFGLALKNYAHFTSPIRRYADLIVHRALVSAHKWGGDGLDAAAIDGLKETGEHISTTERRSMVAERDTTDRYLAAFLADRVGTEVAGRISGAVSFGVFVKLDETGADGLVPVRGIGREYFVHDREAQTLRGEKTGLTLGLGQRVLVRIAEATPMTGGLTLDLLELEGRAVPQNPGGRRPGGSGGRRKLVKHRKKGSKLRKKAARRK; translated from the coding sequence ATGAGCAAGCTTCCTTCCCGCGACGATATTCTACAATGGATTTCGGACAACCCGACCAAAACCGCCAAACGCGACATTGCGCGGGCCTTTGGCATCAAGGGGCAGGCGCGGATTGACCTGAAACGCATGTTGAAGGAGCTGGAGGCGGACGGCCATCTGACCAAGCGCAAGAAGACCTATCGGGAAAAGGACGGGCTGCCGCCTGTGTCGGTCTGTCGGGTCATTGGGCCAGATGCGGACGGTGACCTGTTTTTGGAACCGGCCGAGTGGGAAGGCGAGGGCGATGCGCCGCGCATCTTGTTTGTTGAGAAGAAAGGTGACCCGGCCTTGGCGGAAGGGGACCGCGCACTGTGCAGATTGGCCAAGGTGAGCGGCGAAGATCACGCCTATGAGGCGCGGCTGATCCGGCGCATCGGCGCAGGGCCTGCAAAGATCATCGGGCTGTTCAGGGCATCCTCCGAAGGGGGGCGGATCACGCCGATCGACAAAGGATCGGACCGCGAATGGCGGGTGGCTGCGGGCGCGACCGAAGGGGCCAAAGACGGCGAGCTGGTCGAGGCGGAACAGACCGGGCCCAAGTCCCGCATGGGGCTGCCGCAGGCGCGGATCACCGCGCGGTTGGGTGACCCATCTGCCGCCAAAGCGGTGTCTTTGATTGCGATCCATCAGCACCAGATACCGGATGATTTTCCGGAAGAGGTGGTTGCGGATGCCGAGGCCGCAAAGCCTGTTTCGCTGGGAAAACGCGAAGATTTGCGGGACCTGCCTTTGGTGACGATCGACCCGTCGGATGCGCGCGATCATGACGACGCCTGCTACGCGCATGCCGATGACGACCCGAAGAACAAAGGCGGCCACGTGGTTTGGGTGGCGATTGCCGATGTGGCGCATTATGTGACGCCGGGGTCGCGGCTGGACCGGGAGGCCCGTAAACGGGGCAATTCCACCTATTTCCCCGACCGCGTGGTGCCGATGCTGCCGGATGCGCTTTCAGGCGATCTTTGCTCCCTGCATGAGGGCGTGGAGCGGGCCTGCATCGCGGTGCGCATGGTGCTGGACAAGGACGGCAACAAGCTGGGGCACCGGTTTGTGCGCGGGCTGATGAATTCCCCTGCTGCGTTGAATTATGAGGAGGTGCAGGCGGGGCAGGACGGGCGGCCAAACGACAAGGTTGCGCCTTTGATGGACGGTGTGATTGCGCCCCTCTATGTGGCCTATGAGGCCCTGAAAGCCGCGCGGGAGCGGCGGCAACCGTTGGAGCTGGACCTGCCGGAGCGCAAGATAGTGCTCGATGATGAAGGCCGTGTGACGAGCGTCGCGTTTCGCGATCGGCTGGACGCCCATAAGCTGATCGAGGAATTCATGGTGCTGGCCAATGTCGCGGCCGCCGAGACGTTGCAGGAAAAGAAGGTGCCGCTGCTGTTCCGGGTGCATGAGGAACCTTCGCCTGAGAAGCTGGAGAGCCTGCGGGAGATCGCGGGGGCGTCTGGGTTCAACTTGGCCAAGGGGCAGGTTTTGCAGACCCGGCACCTGAACCGGCTGCTGGCGCAGGCGCAGGACACGGAACATGCGGAGTTGATGAATATCAGCGCCCTGCGGTCGATGACGCAGGCTTACTATGCGCCCGAGAATTTCGGGCATTTCGGGTTGGCCTTGAAGAATTACGCGCATTTTACCTCGCCCATTCGGCGGTATGCCGACCTGATCGTGCACCGCGCGCTGGTGAGTGCTCATAAATGGGGCGGTGACGGGTTGGATGCGGCGGCGATAGACGGCCTGAAAGAAACCGGGGAGCATATTTCCACGACGGAGCGGCGCTCGATGGTGGCGGAGCGGGACACGACAGACCGCTACCTGGCGGCTTTTTTGGCTGACCGGGTTGGCACCGAGGTGGCGGGGCGCATTTCCGGCGCGGTCAGCTTCGGCGTGTTTGTGAAATTGGACGAGACCGGCGCGGACGGGCTGGTGCCGGTGCGTGGCATTGGGCGGGAGTATTTTGTACATGACCGCGAGGCGCAGACACTGCGGGGCGAAAAGACGGGGCTGACGCTTGGTTTGGGGCAGCGCGTCTTGGTTCGCATTGCGGAGGCCACACCGATGACCGGCGGGTTAACGCTCGACTTGCTGGAACTGGAGGGCCGCGCTGTGCCGCAAAACCCCGGCGGGCGACGACCCGGGGGCAGTGGCGGGCGGCGCAAGCTGGTCAAGCACCGCAAGAAGGGATCAAAGCTGCGCAAGAAGGCCGCGCGCCGCAAATAG